The Myxococcales bacterium sequence TCGACCCTGAAATTTATTTGATAAATTCGCTTCCTGTAGAAGTTTCCCCCGCAATCTGCGGAACGGTTCTGGCCTTTTGCATGGCGGCGGCTTACGCCGCTTCAAAGGTCGCTGCAAAGAGGGTGGCGAAGGGAATTTCAATGGAAGGTTTAAAGATTCGCTGATGGATAAGACGAGAATAGTAGAAGCCAAAGGAGTAAGCAAGATCTACACCGGGGCGGCCTCGCCGCTCAAGGTGCTGTCCGGGCTTTCCCTCTCAGTCGAGGCGGGAGAACGCGTCGGTATTTACGGTGCATCCGGCTCTGGAAAATCGACGCTTCTCCACATACTCGGCGGAATCGACCTCCCCACCTCCGGTGAAATTTATGTTGCAGGAAGGTCGATCAGCTCGATTTCACAGGACGAGCTGTCAGATTTCAGAAATAGGACCATAGGATTTGTGTTTCAATTCTATCACCTGCTTCCGGAGTTTACGGCGGTGGAAAACGTTATGCTTCCGGCCCTCATATCCGGCCTTCCATTTGAAGAGGCTAGAAATCGCTCGATTTCCTCCCTTTCGGCGGTGGGGCTGGCGGAAAGAGCGGATCACAGGCCCGGGATGCTTTCTGGCGGAGAGCAACAGAGGGTGGCGATAGCAAGAGCCTCAGTCATGCGACCTAAGGTCATATTTGCAGATGAACCGACGGGCAACCTGGACAGGGAAAGCGGCAGGGTGGTCTGGCACTATCTGATGGAGCTCAATCGCTCAGAGGGGATCTCTCTCATCCTGGTCACCCATAACAGGGAGCTTGTAAAATCACTTTCAAAAGCATATGAGCTGCGGGACGGCGCCCTTTGCGCGTACTCCGATGGAGACTTGAGATGAGCATTTGGGGGAGAATAAATAGAGGGAGGATATCCCTCGCCTGCATCGCTGTGTTGGCTGCGCTCTTGTTTTCGACGGCAGTTTTTGCGCTGGAGCCGGTGGTAAAAGAGGTCGATGTTATCGGGAACAGAAGAACTCCTGACGAGACCATCAAGGAGATGCTCATGATGAGGCGTGAAGGACGCCTCGACATGGACCTCGTCGATGCCGATATAAAACGCATCTACAAACTCGGCCAGTTCCAAGATGTCCATGCCGAGACCACCCCGGCCGAGGGTGGCGTCAAGCTCACCTACGTGGTTGTTGAAAAACCTCTCATCTCCAAGATTTCATTCGACGGGAACAAGAAGCTTAAAACCGACGATCTGCTAAACGAGGTCAGACAGCGCACCTATGCGGTTTTCGATGAGAAGAGCGTGGCGATCTCCATGGAGAACATAAGGGCCGCCTATGCCAAGAAGGGATATTATCTTGCCGATATCGATTATCATACAACCTCTGTCGGCGAGGACGAGGCTGAGCTCATATTCGACATAAAAGAAAATCAGGGTGTCGCCGTGCGCAGAATCATGTTTATCGGAAATAAGGTTTTTTCCGATGACGAACTTCGCGACGCCGTAAAGACGAGGCAGAAGGGGGCATTCTCCTTTCTTACCGGTTCAGGGAAATATAGCGAAGAGATGTTACGCAACGATCTTCTCTTCTTGACTTATTTTTATCTCAATCACGGATACCTCAAGGTGAAGGTCGAACCGCCGAGAACCACCATATCCAAGGACAAGCGCTACATATTTGTTACCTTTCAAGTTCATGAAGGGGAGCAGTACAGGATCGGCGATGTCAGCATAGAAGGAGATATACTGACGACCAAGGAAGAGCTCACCTCGATACTGAAGACGAAAAAGGGGAACATATATTCGCAGCAGACCCTCGACCAGGATATCATGAACCTCACCGACAGATACGGCGATGAGGGATATGCGTATGCAAATATAATTCCACAGACTGTTCCGAATGATGAGGACCTGACCGCCGACCTTTACGTCAGCATAAGCAAGGGGAACAGGATAAAGATCGAACAGATCAACATCTATGGAAATACCAACACCCGCGACAAGGTGATACGCCGTGAGATGATGATCAAGGAAAACGACAGGTATAGCGAGCGGCTCGTGAGACGAAGCAAAGAAAATCTCATGAGGCTGGGCTTTTTCGAAGAGGTCAACTTTGCAACCCCCAGGGGTAGCAAGGATGACACTATGATCCTCAATGTGACCGTTAAGGAAAGATCGACGAGGAGTTTCAACGTAGGGGCGGGGTTTTCATCGGTCGAGAAATTCATATTCAACGCCTCGGTGAGGCTGGACAACTTCAAGGGCTTTGGAATGTCCACCGCTGTTTCCGCGGAACTTTCGAAGATAAGACAGCTCTTCATGCTCTCAGTATCGGATCCTTATTTCCTCGATACCAACTGGCTCGCAGGTTTTTCCGTCTATAGAACGGCCTACTATTATACCGATTTCAAAAGAGAGGCGACCGGCGGCGACATCAATTTTGGCCACAGATTTTTCGATAATTTTTCTGCAAACCTTGGATATCAGATCGAGCATGTGAGCGTTGGATCCTTCAGCTACGCGGTGCCACAGAGGTTTCGCGAAGATTCCAGCGGGCTCACGTCGGGGCTCAACTTTACGATAAGCCGCGATACGACTAACAACCGCCTCGCTCCTACCAAGGGAATGTACAATGCGCTCATGCAGGAGGTCTCTGGTGCGAAGCTTGGCGGCAATAACGATTTTTATAGGGTCAACTTCAGGACGATGCTCTACGAGCCGGTCTGGAAGGGGATCATCTTCAGGCAGTTTTTCCGAATGGGCTATGTGAAGAGCCTGAACGACAATCCCGTTCCGCTGTATGAAAGATTTTTCACAGGCGGTCCCAACTCCCTCAGGGGATTTTATCCCAACTCAGTAGGCCCGTCGCTCAGGATACCTTCATCCGTTTCCGGCCCAGTTGAAAACTTCGTTTACGGAGGAGACAAGCTGATGCTCTTCGTGACGGAGTTGGAATTCCCTGTGGTCGACAAGGCTGGAATAAGGGCAGTCGCGTTTTTCGATGCAGGGAATGCCTACGCTGAGGAACAGAATTATTCCTTCCGCAATATCAGGATGGATTACGGATTTGGAATACGCTGGAACTCTCCTATGGGGCCGCTGCGCTTTGAATGGGGGATTCCGATACAGCGCCGTTCCGGGGAGGACAGCGTCGTTTTCAACTTCACCATCGGTAATTTCTTCTAACTTAACCCCCCGTTTTCACTTGTCTTATGGCGACCATTATAATATAAGCGCCGGAAACGTGTAACTATGTGTAAAAGGAGGAGTTTTTATGAAAAAGGGTTTGGCCGTGATGGTATTGGTGTTGTGCGCATCGATGGTTTTTGCCGGGTACGCTAGGGCGGCTGAGCAGAGCGCTCCTTCCATGAAGCTCGGTTATGTCGACCTCAACAGGGCGCTTAACGAGGTAAACGAGGGGAAGAAGGCGAAGTCCCAGCTCGAAGCGGAT is a genomic window containing:
- a CDS encoding ABC transporter ATP-binding protein, which codes for MDKTRIVEAKGVSKIYTGAASPLKVLSGLSLSVEAGERVGIYGASGSGKSTLLHILGGIDLPTSGEIYVAGRSISSISQDELSDFRNRTIGFVFQFYHLLPEFTAVENVMLPALISGLPFEEARNRSISSLSAVGLAERADHRPGMLSGGEQQRVAIARASVMRPKVIFADEPTGNLDRESGRVVWHYLMELNRSEGISLILVTHNRELVKSLSKAYELRDGALCAYSDGDLR
- the bamA gene encoding outer membrane protein assembly factor BamA, with amino-acid sequence MSIWGRINRGRISLACIAVLAALLFSTAVFALEPVVKEVDVIGNRRTPDETIKEMLMMRREGRLDMDLVDADIKRIYKLGQFQDVHAETTPAEGGVKLTYVVVEKPLISKISFDGNKKLKTDDLLNEVRQRTYAVFDEKSVAISMENIRAAYAKKGYYLADIDYHTTSVGEDEAELIFDIKENQGVAVRRIMFIGNKVFSDDELRDAVKTRQKGAFSFLTGSGKYSEEMLRNDLLFLTYFYLNHGYLKVKVEPPRTTISKDKRYIFVTFQVHEGEQYRIGDVSIEGDILTTKEELTSILKTKKGNIYSQQTLDQDIMNLTDRYGDEGYAYANIIPQTVPNDEDLTADLYVSISKGNRIKIEQINIYGNTNTRDKVIRREMMIKENDRYSERLVRRSKENLMRLGFFEEVNFATPRGSKDDTMILNVTVKERSTRSFNVGAGFSSVEKFIFNASVRLDNFKGFGMSTAVSAELSKIRQLFMLSVSDPYFLDTNWLAGFSVYRTAYYYTDFKREATGGDINFGHRFFDNFSANLGYQIEHVSVGSFSYAVPQRFREDSSGLTSGLNFTISRDTTNNRLAPTKGMYNALMQEVSGAKLGGNNDFYRVNFRTMLYEPVWKGIIFRQFFRMGYVKSLNDNPVPLYERFFTGGPNSLRGFYPNSVGPSLRIPSSVSGPVENFVYGGDKLMLFVTELEFPVVDKAGIRAVAFFDAGNAYAEEQNYSFRNIRMDYGFGIRWNSPMGPLRFEWGIPIQRRSGEDSVVFNFTIGNFF